The following DNA comes from Crateriforma spongiae.
ATTTTCGGCTGCAACTCGCCCGAATCCGATCCTGTGACGCCACCCGCGACTCCCGCCAGCGACACGGCCGAGGACCACGCAGACCATGACCATGGCGACCACGCCGATCACGATCACGGCGACCACGCCACCGCAGATTCCGATTCGCCAATGGCCAAGATGATGGCGGGCTTGAAAGAGCTATCGCCGGAAGATCACAAGTCCGCCATGGCCCAACACATGTGCCCCGTCAGCGGCGAGATGCTTGGAACGATGGGAGCCCCTGAAAAGGTCGATGTGAACGGCAAGTCAGTGTGGATTTGCTGCGACGGCTGCAAAGACAAGCTGCTCGCCGACCCAGACAAGTACCTCGCCAAGTTGAATCAGTAGCCCCACGTTCATCACCCTGTACCATCACTATTTTCAAAGAACTATTTCAATGAAACTTCGCATTCTCACTGCAATTGTCGCGGCCACACTGTTCGCGTCGCCCCAACTCGCGACCGCGCAGGACGTCCACTCCGGACACGACCACGCTGGGCACAGTCACGCCACTGCGGCAACTGGCCCGCACGGTGGCACTGTGCAAACCGTTGGCGACCGCCGCGTTGAAACCGTGATCGCCGACAAAGGCATCATGTTCATGATCCTTGGCAAGAACGACCAACCGATCGCCCCGCCCGACGCGACCGGCACACTGAAACTGCGAGTCGGCGACAGCGAAAAGGAATACGCCTACGAACTCAAAACGCTCAAAAACCTAGCAATCGGCGTCGGCATCGACCTGTCTAAAGTCGTCGATCGACCGTTGCACATCAACGTCGAGATCACCAACATCGGAAGCCAGCCTCTGGTCTTCCATGCGATGGGCAAACTCGCCAGCGGTAAGCTCTCTGACGAACTCCTCATCAGCCTTCAAGCCACGTGCCCCGTCAGCGGCCAACCGCTCGGCAGCATGGGCAAGCCACCCAAGATCACAATCGGTGACAAGTCACTCTTCGTCTGCTGTGCGGGCTGCACGAAGAAAGTCGAAGCCTCACCCGACCAGTACCTCACCAAGTACTACACCGCCAAAGGCGAACAAGTCCGCGAGGGCGTTTTCAAATCGACGCTTGCCGATGCTGCCGCAATCGCCGCACAGAAAACCTGTCCCGTGATGGACGAACCGCTGGGCGGCATGGGCGTCCCAGGCAAGGTCAATGTCAATGGAAAAGCTGTCTACATCTGCTGCCCCGGCTGTGCCAAAAAGTTGGTCGCCGAACCAGACAAATACCTAGCCGCCCTCAAAGCCAAGGGAATCACGCCACCGGCGTTCTAAATATGGCGTCAAACATCTTTCGCCGCCGGACCGACTGAGCGAATCAGATCGCTCCACATTTCACGCTGCTTGACCCAACACAGTTGCTTCGTGATCGGACGCAAGTTCCTTTCGTGAATTTTGGAACGCCCCGTCATTTCGCGGGGCAGGTAGAGCAACGCTTCTTGGATCTCGGGGGCGAGCAGTGATAGGCTCAGAATTTGAGTGAGACGGGGCTGCGAGACTTTGCCCAACTCGGCAAGTTCGATCGTGTCCTGTGCCTCGCCACGCCGCAGCATCTCGTCCATACGAATCGCGAGCGCCATCAAGCGAGAAATCCTGGGAACCTTTCCGCGCCTTTTCACCGGCGGTTCGTCGGCCGATTCCGCCTTCTTCTTGGCGGGTTTCTTCAGGTTCACGTTGACCTTACATTTGACCGTAATCATGAATTCGTCTCCTGTTGTTGTTCGGTCGCTTCGGCGGAAAAGGCTTTGATGCCCGCCGGGTGCATCGAAATCGAAAGCGAGCTTTCGTCTGCGTCGAATTCAATCCGACTGATCAGCAACGTCAGCACCGCCGACTTCTCGCGAGTGTTCAGCTCATTCCAGACGTTGCCAAAATCTGCAAAGGCGGCGTTCACATCACGCTCGTCGATCTGTTCCGCAGTCAAACGTTCGATCTCGCCGTTAACGATTTCAAGCGACTCGATAATGCCGGCGACCTCCTGGTGCAATGCGGCCAATCGCTCTGAATCGCCAGACCCGGCATCCGTCGAATTGCTCACATGTTTCATCTGCTCGTGCTGGTGATTCAACCGTTGGGTGAGCTGCGTTCGTTGGGTAGTCAACTCCGCCAACTCCGCTTCACAACGTTTGCTCGACTGTTCCAGCACATCGCGGCGCAAACCTGGATCATCCGCGATGCAGCGAATCTGGTCGACCACAGCGGCCTCGATATCAGCCGCTGGCAACGAGGGTGACGGACAATACTTCCGCCCGCGTTTGATTGCCGTCACACACGTGTAGTAGCGGTACACTTTCGACCGGCGGCGAGCGACGTTGTGAACCATTGAGTAGTTGCACGCCGGGCAATAGATCAAACCTTTCAACAACGCCTGATACTTGTTGACCAAGTGATTGCCGCCGCCGCGAGCGTGACTACGCATCATCGCCGCGACATCGTCGAACAACTTCTGGTCAATGATCGGCGTGTGCTCACCCTTGAACGTCTGCGTCTTATGCTTGATCCGACCAATGTAGGTTTGGTTGGTCAACATTGTGTGCAGCGACGATTTATCAAACGGCTTGCCGCCTCTCGTCTTTCCCGATTTCGTTTTCCAAGACTTCAAGCACCATCCACGACGGTCAAGTTCTTCGACCACCGGCGTCATCGACTCCATCTCGAGGTACAAGCCAAAAATACGCCGCACCTTCGCCGCCTCGTCCGCGTTGACCACCAACTTCGGGCTTGGCCCGGATCGGTCGACGTCGTAGCCCAGCACCGGGATACCGCCTGCCCATTTACCACGCCGTCGCTGAGCCGCGATCTTGTCGCGAATCCGCTCGCCGATGATCTCTCGCTCGAATTGTGCGAACGAAAGAAGAATATTCAACGTCAACCGACCCATCGAGTGCGTCGTATTGAACTGCTGCGTCACCGAAACGAACGACACGCCATGGTTGTCGAACGTTTCCATGATCTTCGAGAAGTCCAGCAAGCTACGACTCAATCGGTCGACCTTATACACGACCACGCAATCAATCTTGCCCGCCGCGATATCCTCCAGCAATCGTTTCATCGCGGGCCGGTCAACGTTGCCGCCCGAGTAGCCGCCATCGTCGTACCTCGTCGAAATGACCTTCCAGCCCTCTTGCGATTGACTGGCGATGAAGTTCTCGCCGGCTTCACGCTGGGCGTCCAACGAATTGAATTCTTGATCGAGTCCTTCCTCAGTCGACTTACGAGTGTAAATCGCGCACCGAATGATCCGCCGTTCAGATTCCGTTTTCTTTTTCATTTCTGTCTCCTTCCGAGCCGAAAGAAGAGGAATCCGTTGTAGCTGACCCCGGTGATCTCGCCAGCGACTTTCGACAACGAACGAAACCGTTTGCCCTCGTACTCAAATCCGTCCGTCAATACGAGCACCCGAACCATCTGGCCCTTGTATCGCCGCTCCAGAAAGCTGCCCGGCGGTGGCAAGCGAGGATCCCAGTCGACGTACCCATCTTCCTCCGGCGTGGCCCGACGAACGTTGTCCAGAACTTCTTCGCGTGGAGCCGTCATACGAAGATCCGATGTTGCCGCCAACTCTCGAGCCTTCTGCTTCGCTTCGTTGCTCAGCCCGCCTTCGTCCAACGCTTGCAGCCGCCAAGCGATTCGTCGCACCAAATACTTCTTGTGGCGACTGCGACAAACTTCATCAAACACTTCTTCGTAGAGCGATCGCAGTTCATTGACTGTCTTGTCCTCAAGCGCGGCAACCGCCAGTCGAGTTTCATCCGTCATCGGCTCACCTCCGTGTTAGCTTGCTCCGTTTCGGAGACGATCGACATATCATTTTTGTCGAGCGAATCGGAATCTTGTTCGACGTCAACTTGATTCGACTGGCGAGTGTAGATCGCACATTGCGTCGAAGATTGTTCTGCCTTGGTCCGGCATCGAGTCAATGCACGCGAAAGAATGGCAGCGATATTGCTGCGTCTTGCATCACTCATGAATGGGTACCTCTGTGAAAGAAGGAATGGATTCGGCCGCGGTCATCTGCCGCTCAGAAACCGCGTCCGTCACAGAGAGCCCTGGAAACCGACCCGCCTCAAGCCGTTTTCCCAAAGAGTCTTCAAGAGTTCCCGAAACAGCTTCCAGGCAAAACCGTTTCCATCGCCCCACACCGCGACCAAGCAACTCAGCCACAGCCCGTCGTCGCGCATCTGGCGACAACTCAGCCACATCAAAATCCGACTTACCCACACGCAACCCTTTGAAAGAACGACAAGCAACCGGGAGCAACCAAACGCTCCCTCCCCGGTTACCTATGCCGTCCTACCGTTCGCCTGCGCGCCAAAGTAGAATTCAAGCCAATCAAAAAAATATTCACCCCACCAAGGAACGGTAACGAACAAACCGATCCCCGAGATCGAGCAATTCCTAAGAGAAAATCACTACATAATCTGCCAAGTGTTCTGACCAACGGTTAGAATCCCACAAGAGTTTGAAAACCGCCGGTCGCCCACAACTTCTCTGTTCGGTTGGGAAACTGACCGTCAGGGGTAAACTCCGAAAGCCGGCGTTTTGCTATTCGCGAAACGCCGGCTTTTTTCGTGGTTTCGCGGCGTTCTGCTGTTTTCTCGGACTCTCTGGTGAGAGAGTTTGGGTCGGCTGGATCTTGGGGCTGGCGGTGATTTTTTGGCCAGATCGGGCCGAGACTCTCAGAGCTCTCTGGGTGATGGCGGAGACCGGGTTTTGAGGCTGAGGTTATTCGCTCTTCGGCCCACTCGGGATCTCTTTTCGGCACCTGTTCCGGCTCGGTCGGTCAGAGCCAATTCGGAATTTTTTGCTTTCGGGTGATGCGCGCACGTTCGGCCCAATCGCATAGCTAAGAAAGGGAGGCCGCCGGCGGGGTGGCCCCAGTTCTGACTGCGATTGATTGGGGTGTCGTTATTTCTGATTCGGTTGATTTGGGTGCGAGCAGAACGAAGGCCGAGCTAGCCCGGTTTCGTTCGGTCGCGGCAATCTTGGCCCGTGCCGTCGGGCGTGTTCGGCGTGCGGCGGATGTGTCGCCGGATGGAACGCCTGTTTCTGAAAATTCGGGCGACTCTCTACCCGAGCGGCTTGAGATCGCCGGCGAACCACCGCTCTCTGTGTCTCACGAAGTCTCCGACCGCGCTGGTGGGGACCAAAGTTCGATTGAACCGAGACACGGAGAGACAAATTGAAAAACGAGATGCGATACCAAATGATCGCTGCTTTACTGGCCAAATCGCTGCGACGACGTAAGCCGTGGGTGGGCGAGGCCGTTTACCCGAAGAACGAAAGTGAGCAGTCGGGTGATGACCGTCGAGCAGAGACATCCGAGATGACGGAAAAGATCGGAGGTGAACGATGACACCGAAAATTGCCGCGGAAGTCCATCGGTTGCCGGACATGACAGTCAACGAATTGGTGAAGCGATACGAGCAGGTGTATCGCGAAGAATGTCGTAGTCGCAACAAGCAATATCTGATCCGACGCATCGCGTGGAAACTGCAAGCGAACGAAGAAGGCGGAGTGACGGCCGAGATGCTCTCGAAAGCGGAAGGCTTGGCGGCCGACGCCCAGACCCGTGTAACTGCACCGCGGGAAAACCGCAACGTTCAAGTCACACCACGACAGGCCAGTGCATTCGTGGACTGGGATCCTCGATTGCCTCCGCCCGGTCAATGGCTCGAGCGGCAGTACAAAGGCCGCATGATCAAAGTCGCCGTGTTGCAAGAAGGCTTTGAATACGAAGGCGAGCGGTATCGCTCGTTGACCGCGGTGGCGAAGAAGGTCACCGGCACACACACCAACGGCTTTTTGTTCTTTCGACTGGGGAGGCGTGAATCGTGATCGCGAGCAAGACGACATCGACGCCAACGATTCGTTGTGCCATCTACACCCGCAAGTCGACCGACGAGGGATTGGATCAGGAATTCAATTCGCTTGATGCTCAACGGGCCGCGGCCGAATCATTCATTCGCAGCCAAGCCGAAGAGGGTTGGGTGGCGATCGAGGACCGCTACGATGACGGCGGCTTCTCCGGCGGAAACATAGACCGGCCCGCTTTCCAGCGATTGCTTGAAGACATCGAAGACGGAAAGGTCGACTGCGTGGTGGTCTACAAGGTCGACCGGCTGAGTCGGTCTTTGATGGACTTTTCGCGGGTGATGGAAACGTTCGACAAGTACGGAGTGTCGTTCGTATCGGTCACACAGCAATTCAATACGACGCATTCGATGGGGCGACTGACGCTAAACATTCTGCTGTCATTCGCACAGTTCGAACGAGAAATTATCGGCGAACGCATCCGCGACAAACTGGCCGCGAACTGCCGGCGTGGGCAGTGGACGGGCGGGTATCCGGTGCTTGGCTACGACGTCGACCGAACTCAGCGGCCACCACGATTGGTCATCAACGCAGAGGAAGCGGTTCGCGTTCGCCGAATCTTTGCGATGTACTTGGAATTGAAATCGTTGCTCGCCGTGGCGGAGGAACTCAACAGGCTGCGCTGGTGCAACAAAGTCTGGCGAACCAAGAAAGGCGACGAAAAAGGCGGCCGTGAATTCAACACAGGCAGCGTTCACACGATGCTTACGAACCCGATCTACATCGGACGCATCAAACACAAGTCCGAAACGTACGCTGGGCAGCATGAAGCGATCGTCGACGAAGCGATCTTCGAGCAAGTTCAATCGCAACTGCGGGCGAATCAAAGCAATCGGTCCAGTCGCCTGCCGTCCAAGAACGGCGGTTTATTGAAGGGCATCATTCGGTGTCCGCAATGCAATCTGGCGATGGTCCACAACGTCTCTCGGCGGAAGTCCAGAAGCTACCGCTACTACACGTGCGTCGGAGCCATCAAACGTGGTCGGAAATCTTGTCAGCATCCGTCACTGCCGGCCGCGGAGATTGAGAACGCGGTGATTGAACAAGTCGCTTGCATTGCCGGCGACGCAGATTTGCGTAGCGAGGTCGTACGGCAATCGCAGGAAGCGGTAAAGCTGCAACGCGCTGAGTTTGATATGCAACGCCAGCAACTCAAACGGCAACTTTCGCGAGACCATGCCGAGGTGCGACGATTGTCGACGAACGAAACCATCAGTTCCATCACGACGATCCGTTTGGCCGAGTTGCATGAACGCATCGAAAGGTCCGAACGAAAACTCCGCAACGTGGGCAAGCGTCTTCAGGAGATTGACTCGGGCGTGTTGTGCGAAAGTGATGTCGACAACGCCTTCGCCGACTTCGACGGTCTTTGGCAAAACCTTTCGATTCGTGAACAAGCCGAGGTGCTGCAACTGTTGATCGCAAAAGTCGAATTCGATCAGAGCGATTGCACGATCGAAATTTCGTATCACGCCAGCGGTATCGCGGCATTGGAATCACTCAACGATGAACCGGAGACCGTCGCTTGATCAAAGTCAAAACGAAACTGAACGTCGACATCAAGGCTCGCGGTCGAAAAGTCATCTCGTCAGTAACCGAGGTCGACATGGAAGACGACCGCCCGGTGCGTCCGAAGCTACATCGCGTGACGAAACTGATGGCGTTAGCGATCCAGTTTCAGGAGAAGCTGCGTCGCGAAGAGGCTCGCGATTTGACCGATCTGGCTCGGATGGGAAACGTCAGTCAGCCGCGGATGAGCCAGATCATGGGCCTGAACTTGCTGGCTCCCGACATTCAACGGGCATTGCTCGACTTGCCGCCGCAAGGTCCGGGCAAACCGTTTTTGCACGAGAAACGCATCCGGCCGATCACTGCCATCTTGGATTGGGAAGAGCAGCGGCGGGCTTGGCAGGAACTGCTGCGACAGAAAGAGGACTTCGAGAACCGACGATCTGTCGCCGCGGGATAGATTCGCGGACGCTTACTGACCGGAAATCCTATCGCCGGCGACCTCCGTCAACCGGTTTTTCGGGTTCTGGTCCAAAATTATTTCGCAGCGGTTTTACCGTGGTTTTCGGCTGTTTTTCTGAAATTCCTGCGCGGGCTTGGACCAAACGTGTCACGCGCCTCCCGTTCAATGCCCTCCGCACGAAGTCGTGTTTGCTAGCAAACGCTGGATCGCTGGCTCAATCACTCTTTCACGGACGCTGGAACCAAGTGAGCGGAAATTTACGCCCGAAATGTCTCGTTTTCTCAACCACCTAACAAACCCCGAAATTGTTCGCACCATTGGCCCGACCCGACTGCTGGATCTGCTCTCACCACACCAAACGTACCTCGCCGGCCGAGGGTTGAAGCTGCCCGCTCCGTCCAAGGCGGCGACTCTGGATCATGACAAACTAATCGCCATTCTCGAAACACCTTCGATGGATACGCCGCAAGAAATGCTCAACGCATTGGGCATGATCAACGACATGGCCACGGAACAGGGAATGGATGCCCTGTTGTCGTCCGCTCGTTCGGCTGACGTGCGGCTTGATTTAAGCGATGAAGATTCGCCGGCCGACGTGGCCGTGCAAGTCTGGTTGGCCGCACCGGCATTGCTCGAAGCCCGTCACGCTTGGCACACATTCAAGATGCCGCGTCGCATGGAGTGCTATGCACCCGCTGGCGACGACACGCCGCTGTTGAAATTGACGTCGGAGCGGATCGAATCGTGTCGCCGGAACGTGGCCGACTGGATGAACCAAAACAATCGCAGTGACAATGCAAAAGTGTTGCTTCGCGAGGACGCGGATCAGGTCGTGACAACGATTCGTCGCGGCGATCCTTACAAGAGATTTGAAACAATCGACAAGCGTGGCATTCGCCGAGTGCATTTGCGTCCGGCGGCCAAAGACGTCGCGATCTTGGACCGAGCCGAAAATGTCCTGCTGGTCAATTCGCAATTGAAGAACGCTCGCGAAGTGTATCGACGCTGCATGGGTTCGATGCTGTTCGGATCACCCGACCATTTCGTGGAGTTTCCGAGATTCACTTTCGATCCGTTTGTTGAACTTCAAAGAGACGTCCTGTCACCGGCAGACATTGACGAAATCGAGTCGATTCAATTGACCGAAGTTCGATTCGACTTTGATCGAGACCAGCACCCGTACAAGGTATTCGGTGCTGACGATCTGGTCGCCGACATGGAGCAACATCATTACGAATTGCCTTGGGACGAACGAATCCAGAGCATGAATCTGCGATTCAAATTCCGCAACGTTCGCATGCGACGAGCGATCAAGTTGTATGCCGGCAACGCCGCCTGCTACACACGCGACGGGTATGCCGAATTGATCGAGCGATGGTTGCGGTTGCGGGGAATCATGCTGGGACGAACGCCGGTGTCGCAGGTGCAGAAAGATGACATGTCTCTGGCAATCGCTTGAGGATGACGGTGGTTTGTCGGATGTCTTAGGGGGGTGGCGACGGCGGTTCGGAACGGAGTTCGAATCGCTTCGTCGTTTCTTGTGCGTCACGGACAAGATCAGTTCGAGCTATCGAATATCTGCGACCGCCGATCCGTGGCGAGTGATCGAAGATGCCGGCGAGTACGTGGCTTTAAACGATGAAACCTACGAGCACCGGTCGCTGACGCGCTCCGATGTCGCGTTGCACCGCTTCGACGTGAGGCGGCTTGCTCTCGAGATCGCCGAAGCGTTGAAATTGGTTGAGGGCTACGAGCAGATCGGGCCGAGCCAGCATCTGTCTCGCATCGGCAACTTGCCGTCAGAATTCGAGTCGCGAGCGGTCTGGCTTTGCATCCGCAAAACCGAACACGAAATCATGGACGGGCTAAGTGACATCGCCACGCATGATGGTGGTCGGATCGTGGTACTGCATCCAACGGGACGGCGATTGACGCCCCGGGTTCGCCGGCTCATGGATCGTTTCGGCAATCCGGTTGTGACGCTAAGTGATCTTGTTCAGTTGCATCGCTCGCATCGTATTGTCGCGAAAAATGATTGGCGTCAGGTGCTATCCACCACGATGGGCATTCACGTTGGCGGACCCGTGCCCGAATACTCGTTCCAAAACGACGACGACATCTGGATGGTGGCTTTTGGCACTCAGCCACGTCCCGTACGTGACAACAGCGGGATGCCGCACATCGCACATCTGCTGGCTCGGCCAAACGAGTCCATCGCGGCCACGACTTTGGAAGCTTTGGCGTCGGGAATCGATGAGGTCGCAAAAGCGGGCTCGCGAGGCGAACAAACCGACCGGCGCACTCTGAAAGAGGCAAACGATCGCTTGCACGCCATCGCGGCTGAGTTGGAGAGTGCAAACGCGAACGGCGAAATGGCGTCCGTGACCGAATTGCAAACCGAACGGGACGAGATCTTGACCTACGTTCGTAAGGCGACCGGGTTGGCCGGCAAGATTCGTGACGATTCGGATGCGGCCCGTTCAGGCGACAGCGTTTCGCGAGCGATCCGTCGGGCCATCAAGTTGATCGACAAGAAGTGTCCGGAACTTGCCGGTCATCTTCGCCAGCATTTGGAGACGGGGGTGACGCTGCGTTATCGCCCGTCGCAGCCGATCGACTGGAAATTCTGAAGCAATTCTTGCTGCGGACACGCTTTGTCGTGTTCGGACAAAAGTTGTCTCGCCACGTTCTCGGCTGAGAGGACGTGAACTGCGTGTCTCGCCGTCGCCTGTGCGTTTTTGCGATTCGGAATCGCGACACAGTTCTGTCTGCGACGGCGATTGTGACAACGGTCATGCCTTGCCTCCGGCCGGAGGATATTCGCTTGACCATTCAAGACACGCACCCCGAACTGTTCGACCACGCGGTTCAAATGGGCCGCCGCGTCGCGTCGCTGATCGAGTTTCGGCCCGAATTCAACGGCAAGATAACGAAGGAGGATCTGGAGCAAGAGTTCATGCTGCACATCCTCGAGCATCTCGATCAATTCGACGAACGTCGCGGAAGCCACGAGGTGTTCGTCAACCTGTTGATTCGCAACTGCACGGCCAAACTGGTGCGTCAGGCAAATCGCAAGAAGTGCAAACCGCCCGCGGGAACCGTTGTCGAATCGACGGGCGACGTGGTCGAAACCGGCGACGGGACTCACGAAGAGCTATTCCGCATGCTCGGCATCGAAGACAAGGATCGACGAACGTTGGGTGAGACCAGTGATGTTTTCGAGCTTCACGACATGAGTGAAAGCGTCGAGCATCTCATCCGCACGTTGCCGCGTGGTTACAGGGCGATTGCACGCAAATTGAAGACGTCCAGCCAAGCCGAAGTCGCTCGGGATCTGGGGATTTCGAATCGCCGAGTGACCGAAGCGGTGAAGGTGATCCGCGAACACTTCGGGAAAGCCGATTGGCTCGAGAACTAATTTTCTCGGGATGCCAACGCGACGAATCGCATAGCTAAGAAAGGGGCGGGCATCGGTTTGCATGCCGCCCGAAACACTTAGCCGCGGGAGTCAACGTGACGGTCTTGGGTCTTGATCGACGAGTCGGAATCTCATTGGCCGTTGGACGCTATCTGCGTTCGGCCGAACGCTTCAACGATGCATCCCGCGATTTCACTGGAGCGTGCCGTTCGCTTCGCAAACAACTCGGACCGGACCAACGCTTCGTTGTCCAAATCGACTTCAAGTACTACCTCGTGACCAGCGATCGCGACGGCAACTTCGACATCGAACACGTTCCTTCCATTTAACCCAACCACCCATCACCAAGGAGTCATCCAACCAATGACCAACTTACTGCAAACCATTCAGTCCGGCCGGCAATCCAAGCCGCCTCGCGTGTTGCTTTACGGCATCGAGGGCATCGGCAAGTCGACGTTCGGCAGCCAAGCCCCAAAGCCGGTGTTCATTCAAACCGAAGACGGGCTCGACGAGATCGACTGCGATCGTTTTCCGCTGGCCGGCGCACTTAACGATGTGATGGCGGCACTGATAACGCTGCGGGATGAAAAGCACGACTACCAAAGCGTGGTCATCGATTCGCTCGATTGGATGGAACGGCTGATCTGGGACAAGTTGTGCCAGCAGTACGGCGTCGAGTCGATCGAGAAAGTCGACGGCGGATACGCCCGCGGCTACACGCACGCTTTGTCGTTGTGGCGTGAGGTGCTCGACATTCTGAACGTGCTGCGATCACGCGGCATGGTCGTGGTGTTGATCGCTCATTCGAAGGTCGAACGCTTCGAGGATCCGGAGTCGTCGCCCTACGACCGATACTCACCGCGGCTTCACAAACACGCCGCGGCGCTCGTCAAGGAATGGACCGACGCGGTTTTGTTCGCCACCCGGAAGCTGAGGACTCAGACGGAAGACGGAGGCTTCAACCGCAAACGCACCATCGCTCACGCGGTCGGCAAAGACGGCGGCGAACGCGTCATCCGTGCTTACGGCTCGCCATCCTGTGTCGCCAAGAACCGCTACGGCATCAGCGAAGAATTGCCGCTGTCGTGGTCCGCGTTCGTGTCGGCGATCACGTCGAACAACTGATTCATTCCAACCCGTTTTTGTATTCAACCTTTGACCCAAGGAACCAACCATGGCCAACCTGAACGGCTTTGATGCCAACACCGTCGAACCCGCCAACGACCTCGAACCGCTGCCCGTCGGCAGATACGTCGCCGTCATCACCGACAGCGAAATGAAGCCGACCAAGTCGGGTGCTGGGAATTATCTCCAGCTCACGTTTCAGGTAATCGAAGGCCCTCACGCCAACAGGCTCCTGTGGGTGCGATTGAACCTCGACAACCCGAACGCGACCGCCGTCGAGATCGCTCGTCGCGAGTTGTCGTCGATCTGCCGAGCGGTCGGCGTGCTGACTCCATCCGATTCGGCCGATCTGCACAACTTGCCGTGCGTGATCCACGTGAAGGTGAAGAAACGCAGCGACACCGGCGAGTTGCAAAACGAAGTGAAGGGGTATTCCCGGCGTGACGCCTCGGCCGCACCGATCGCGGCTTCCGAGATGTCGTCCACCGACGCCGATTCTTCGCCGGCCGCTGCCGGCACGGATACCCCACCTTGGCAGCGATAGTCGCGACCTCTTCTTGATTCGCACCAAGGCCCAACGCCCGGCTGGCAACGGAATGCCGGCCGGGCGTTTTCTTTTTCATCCACGACACGCCGTACCATGTACAAACTCAGTCTGCCTTTTCCGCCGTCGGTCAACACATACTGGCGACACGTTGGCAACCGCGTGCTGGTCTCAAAGAAAGGCCGGCAATACCAAGCCGCGGTCAGTTCGCTGCT
Coding sequences within:
- a CDS encoding ATP-binding protein, whose amino-acid sequence is MTNLLQTIQSGRQSKPPRVLLYGIEGIGKSTFGSQAPKPVFIQTEDGLDEIDCDRFPLAGALNDVMAALITLRDEKHDYQSVVIDSLDWMERLIWDKLCQQYGVESIEKVDGGYARGYTHALSLWREVLDILNVLRSRGMVVVLIAHSKVERFEDPESSPYDRYSPRLHKHAAALVKEWTDAVLFATRKLRTQTEDGGFNRKRTIAHAVGKDGGERVIRAYGSPSCVAKNRYGISEELPLSWSAFVSAITSNN
- a CDS encoding ECF-type sigma factor, with product MTIQDTHPELFDHAVQMGRRVASLIEFRPEFNGKITKEDLEQEFMLHILEHLDQFDERRGSHEVFVNLLIRNCTAKLVRQANRKKCKPPAGTVVESTGDVVETGDGTHEELFRMLGIEDKDRRTLGETSDVFELHDMSESVEHLIRTLPRGYRAIARKLKTSSQAEVARDLGISNRRVTEAVKVIREHFGKADWLEN
- a CDS encoding DUF669 domain-containing protein; the encoded protein is MANLNGFDANTVEPANDLEPLPVGRYVAVITDSEMKPTKSGAGNYLQLTFQVIEGPHANRLLWVRLNLDNPNATAVEIARRELSSICRAVGVLTPSDSADLHNLPCVIHVKVKKRSDTGELQNEVKGYSRRDASAAPIAASEMSSTDADSSPAAAGTDTPPWQR
- a CDS encoding recombinase family protein, encoding MIASKTTSTPTIRCAIYTRKSTDEGLDQEFNSLDAQRAAAESFIRSQAEEGWVAIEDRYDDGGFSGGNIDRPAFQRLLEDIEDGKVDCVVVYKVDRLSRSLMDFSRVMETFDKYGVSFVSVTQQFNTTHSMGRLTLNILLSFAQFEREIIGERIRDKLAANCRRGQWTGGYPVLGYDVDRTQRPPRLVINAEEAVRVRRIFAMYLELKSLLAVAEELNRLRWCNKVWRTKKGDEKGGREFNTGSVHTMLTNPIYIGRIKHKSETYAGQHEAIVDEAIFEQVQSQLRANQSNRSSRLPSKNGGLLKGIIRCPQCNLAMVHNVSRRKSRSYRYYTCVGAIKRGRKSCQHPSLPAAEIENAVIEQVACIAGDADLRSEVVRQSQEAVKLQRAEFDMQRQQLKRQLSRDHAEVRRLSTNETISSITTIRLAELHERIERSERKLRNVGKRLQEIDSGVLCESDVDNAFADFDGLWQNLSIREQAEVLQLLIAKVEFDQSDCTIEISYHASGIAALESLNDEPETVA
- a CDS encoding recombinase family protein yields the protein MKKKTESERRIIRCAIYTRKSTEEGLDQEFNSLDAQREAGENFIASQSQEGWKVISTRYDDGGYSGGNVDRPAMKRLLEDIAAGKIDCVVVYKVDRLSRSLLDFSKIMETFDNHGVSFVSVTQQFNTTHSMGRLTLNILLSFAQFEREIIGERIRDKIAAQRRRGKWAGGIPVLGYDVDRSGPSPKLVVNADEAAKVRRIFGLYLEMESMTPVVEELDRRGWCLKSWKTKSGKTRGGKPFDKSSLHTMLTNQTYIGRIKHKTQTFKGEHTPIIDQKLFDDVAAMMRSHARGGGNHLVNKYQALLKGLIYCPACNYSMVHNVARRRSKVYRYYTCVTAIKRGRKYCPSPSLPAADIEAAVVDQIRCIADDPGLRRDVLEQSSKRCEAELAELTTQRTQLTQRLNHQHEQMKHVSNSTDAGSGDSERLAALHQEVAGIIESLEIVNGEIERLTAEQIDERDVNAAFADFGNVWNELNTREKSAVLTLLISRIEFDADESSLSISMHPAGIKAFSAEATEQQQETNS
- a CDS encoding DUF2924 domain-containing protein, producing the protein MTPKIAAEVHRLPDMTVNELVKRYEQVYREECRSRNKQYLIRRIAWKLQANEEGGVTAEMLSKAEGLAADAQTRVTAPRENRNVQVTPRQASAFVDWDPRLPPPGQWLERQYKGRMIKVAVLQEGFEYEGERYRSLTAVAKKVTGTHTNGFLFFRLGRRES
- a CDS encoding DUF2924 domain-containing protein, yielding MTDETRLAVAALEDKTVNELRSLYEEVFDEVCRSRHKKYLVRRIAWRLQALDEGGLSNEAKQKARELAATSDLRMTAPREEVLDNVRRATPEEDGYVDWDPRLPPPGSFLERRYKGQMVRVLVLTDGFEYEGKRFRSLSKVAGEITGVSYNGFLFFRLGRRQK